A stretch of DNA from Candidatus Kapaibacterium thiocyanatum:
CAGGAGCGTTGCGGATGATTTCGCTGATCTGTTCGAGGTTGGCGGATGCTTCCTTCGTGGCCACGACGTTCGTGCTGGCCTCGGCGATGGCGATCTGCGTTTCGGCCAGGACGTTCGTTGCCGTACGTCCGGGAACGTTGTACATGATCTGGGGAAGGTCCACTGCATCGGCGACGGCCTTGTGATGGGCGATGATGCCGGCCTGCGTGGGCTTGTTGTAATACGGTGTCACCAGCAGGGCAGCCTGGGCCCCGCAGCGCTTCGCGAGCGCGGTGAGCTCGATGGTGGAACGCGTGTCGTTGGTTCCCGTTCCGGCGATGACGGATACCCTGCCTGCCACATGTTCCACGGCCCAGGACCACAGTCGCTCCTTTTCGGCCGTCGTCGTCGTGGCGCCTTCGCCCGTCGATCCCGTCACCACGATACCGTTCACACCACCGGCGATCTGCATATCGATCAGACGCAGGAAGGCGGCCTGATCGAGCTCGCCGTCGGCATCGAACGGAGTCACTATCGCCGTATACAATCCTCT
This window harbors:
- a CDS encoding 4-hydroxy-tetrahydrodipicolinate synthase is translated as MKLRGLYTAIVTPFDADGELDQAAFLRLIDMQIAGGVNGIVVTGSTGEGATTTTAEKERLWSWAVEHVAGRVSVIAGTGTNDTRSTIELTALAKRCGAQAALLVTPYYNKPTQAGIIAHHKAVADAVDLPQIMYNVPGRTATNVLAETQIAIAEASTNVVATKEASANLEQISEIIRNAPAHFSVLAGDDVLALPTIACGGTGVIAVISNYLPVTYADLVGAALKGDVATAGKRQRQLMPYYKANFIESNPVPVKYIMHRLGYIGPDYRLPLVPPLASTRAALDALLLGISDPLVD